Part of the Kordiimonas pumila genome is shown below.
CAACCTAGCCTACCTCAACGATAATAAAGCAAAAGAAGGCGTTCAGATTACGGAATCCGGCCTTCAGTATAAAGTTATTGAAAAAGGCGATGGCGCTACGCCTACAGCCACTGACTTCGTAACTGTACATTATGCTGGCCGCCTGATTGACGGCACTGAATTTGATAGCAGCTATAAGCGCGGCGAACCGGCAACATTCCCTGCTGGTCGTTTGATCAAAGGCTGGACAGAAGCCCTAACCATGATGAGTGTTGGCGATAAATGGCAGCTTACTATCCCATCTGAACTTGCTTACGGCGAAAATGGCGCTGGCGGCGTTATCCCCGGCAATGCAACACTGGTGTTTGATGTTGAGCTTCTTAATGTGCAAACAGAAGAGCAAATTATAGACGCCATGAAAGCACCAGAGCGCGAATTTCTTGAAGAAAACGCGAAAAACGACAATGTAAAAGTAACCGACTCCGGCCTTCAATACCGGGTTATTGAACAAGGCACAGGTACCGTGTCACCAGAATCAACTTCTATGGTTACTGTTCATTATGCTGGCAAGCTAATAGACGGTACAGAGTTCGACAGCAGCTACAAGCGCGGCGAACCAGCAAGTTTCCCACTTGACGGTGTTATCCCCGGCTGGACAGAAGGCCTGCAATTGATGCATGAGGGCGATAAGTATGAATTCTTTATCCCATACACGCTCGGTTATGGGGAACGCGGTTCTGGACGCAGCATTCCGCCCTTTGCGACACTTATCTTTACAGTCGAGCTTATTTCAATCGGCGGTTAAGCCTTACAGAAGACATAAAAGGCCGTAACAGCGGCCTAACACTTCTGTAAAAAAGAAATATAAAACCAGATCCAGAAAGGCGAGTGCCAATAAAAACGGTACACCAACATATTTCATGGCAATAAAAAAGGCCCAAGCGGTCAATCGGGGTGGCGTAAGACGCCATCCCATTATAGTGTTAGCTTTGTGACCTCGTGTAAACATGAGGAAATGGTAACAGGCACTGACATGAATGAAAATGGTAAATAGCCACATCACCTTTAAGATTGGTGTCCTAAACCCGGTGGAATGGACAGATATATCTTCTGAATCCCCCTTCCCTTTGCAACAACACCCCTGCTATGGGCTCGCCTTAAAAAAATACGGCGCAAATCCCCTACAACTAAATATATATGAAAATGAGGCCCTCATTGGCCGTGCCCTTGTGATGCAGCGACGCTTCTTAAGAATGATAGATTTTTCGTCCATTTTTAGAGGGCCTGCATGGTGCGACCATACCCTAGCCCCAGAGAAAAAACTGGCCGTCCTGAAGGCACTAAAAAGCCAATTTAATCCATTTCGCTGGAACTTCCTGTCTGTTATGCCTGAGGAACCAGCAAGCGATTCCTTTAAATCGTCTATGCGGTCTATTGGGTACCGACAGGTTGTAACAGGGTTTTCAACAGTTTGGATGGATATCCGCCCGCCTGTTGCCACGCTTAGAAAAGCGCTAAAAGGTAAATGGCGCAACCAATTGAAGACTGCCGAAAAAAACACCATCGACATCAGCATCGGCGGCAAAAAACCCCACCAATATAGCTGGCTCTTGGAAAAAGAAGCACTCCAGCGCAGAGAAAGGCAGTACCAAGGTGTGCCTGTTGGTCTGGTAACGGCCTACAGCGAGGCAGGAACAGCAAAAAACAGGGCAGGCATTCTTTCTGTTACGGCTCTGTCAGACAGAAATAAAATCGCCGGAGCGGTTTTCCTGCTGCACGGGAATAGCGCTACATACCACATAGGCTGGGTTGGGGAAGAAGGCCGGCAAAAAAATGCCCAGAACCGCGTACTGTGGGAAGGCATTTGTGCCTTGAAAGAAGCAAATATTAGTTTTCTCGATCTTGGTGGCCTGAATACTGCAGACCTTGCCGGTATTGCACGTTTCAAGCTGGGCCTAGGCACAGCCCCTACAAGCTTGGCGGGCACCTATATTTAAATAAATCCCTGAATCTTTCTCTGTTTTGTCTGGCGTTCCAAAGTGTAATATTATAACTATACATTTCTGCGCACACAGACTGGATATTTAGTTTGGATATTGTACTTATAGTTTCGGTTTTAATTATTCTAACAGCCCCTGTGCTGAGCCGTTTTTTTAAAGACAGCCAGCGCATTAAAAGTGGGCTGGATGGTTTTGTGCTGGTCGCCGTTATTGGCCTTATTACTCTGAACCTGTTGCCTGAAGCTTTGCAATATGGCGGTATTCCAAGTTTTTTGATCGCTGTAACGGGTTTTATTCTGCCGTATCTTGCCGAGATTATATTTCATAAATCAGAGGAAATGACCCACCGGGTTATTATTCTTATCTCTGTACTTGCTGTTGTGGTTCATGCTGCCAGTGACGGTGCTATTCTTGCGTTTGCCCACAGTGCTAATAGTGGCTCGTTTATCGCGACAGGCGTTCTTTTGCACAGGATGGGCGAAGCCATCACCATATGGTGGTTACTGCGACCAATTTTTTCTGTACGGTCAGGCCTTGCAATTCTGGCCGCGCTCGCAGCCATGACCATTATTGGCTATTATATCGTTCTCTTTGCACAGGACTGGTACAACTTGCCCCTTGTAGGCTATTGGCAGGCGTTTGCCGCTGGGTCGCTGTTTCATATTGTGATGCATCCTATTGCAGGCCACGAACACAGCCACACGGGTAAGCCTGTGACGCAGGCACACAGGCTGGGCACTGCGCTTGGTGTCGTTTTTGTGTTTTTGCTAGTTGGGTCTTACTATCTCCAGCATTTGCATGAAAGTGCCACCATTATTGCAGAAACAGAAACCATGCGCCTACATCATGAAATGGGCTATTTGGGCAGAGCTGCACTCATTGCTGCACCGCTAAATTTACTGTTTTTGATAACGTATCTGCTTTATCAGCGACTACGGGCGAAAAAAACTGAGGACCTTTACGCCTCCCTTCAGCGCGCAACGCCGTGGACACTTGTTATCTGGCTAGCCTTTACCATTAAAATGGCTCTTTTCCCGATGTATGAATTTCCCATTATCGGCGGCGGCATGGTTGCTTTTTATCTTTGGCTTGGGATTATGTGTTGCATTTTGGTGCATAGCGGTGCCAGAAACTTTTTCTCGGTATTGATGCCCAGTATCAATACCCATAAGCACAATCACAGCCACTAAAGGCCCAAACTATGCGTTTCCAAGGTAAAACAGTCATTGTAACAGGTGGTACATCTGGCCTTGGTGAGGCAGTGGTGAAAGCCTTTGCTTGTGAAGGGGCTTCTGTGCATTTTTGCGGCCTAATTGACCAAGAAGGCGAACGAGTAGAACAAAGCACACAAACGCTTGCAGGCAGTGCAACATATTATAACGCTGATGTGCGTATCGAGAGCCATATGAAAGAAATGGTTGCCGCTGTCGTAAAGAAAACTGGCAAGCTTGACATTGCAGTTAACAATGCCGGCATTAGCCACCCGGCCGCCCGTTTTGCTGACCAGGACACCAGTATTGTGGCAGATGTCATGCAAACAAATCTTATGGGTGTATGGTTTGCTATGCGCCATGAGATTCTCGCCATGAAGGCTGCAAACAGCGGTGCAATTATTAACATCGCCTCTATCCTTTCAAAATCTGGGGCAGAATGGATGGCCGCTTATGGTGCCAGCAAACATGCTGTGATTGGCCTTACCAAAAGTGCCGCCCTCGATTATGTAGCGAACGGTATTCGTATCAATGCTGTATCGCCCGGTCCGATGCAAACACCCATGCTGGACCGTGCAATAGAAGATATCGGCGGCGACATGAGCAAATATGCGGGTGGCTTCCCAAAAAGTGGACCGGCAAAGCCTGAAGAAGTTGCGCAGACAATCCTGTATCTCGCAAGTTCTGAGGCTGGCTATACAACAGGCGCAAATATTGTTGTAGACGGCGGCGTATCAAGCGGTTAGACACACCCCATACAGGTCGCCTTGAACCTGCCATAATAATCAGCGAGTATGAATGGCCGCTAGCACTAGCTAGGCCCGCCGCACAGGAGACATCCAAAATGAACATGGTTAGCGCTTGGTTCCGCAAAACTTTTGCAGACAGCCAAGTTGTAATGCTGGTTCTTGTGATTTTAATCACGCTTCTTCTGGTATCTCTTTTTGCAAATATGCTGGCGCCTGCTATTGCAGCTATTGTTCTTGCCTTTTTGCTGGACGGTCCAATTGAATGGCTAAAACGAAGGGGCGCAAGACCATCTGTTGCCTTAACCGTGGTGTTTTTGGGCTTTATCCTGCTTGCTCTGGTCACGCTTCTTGCTGTTATACCACCATTGATAAAGCAGGTTGGGCAATTCATAAAAGACAGCCCTGCGATGGTGGCGAGCCTTAGAGAGGCTTTCATTACACTGCACCAGCATTTCCCCAACATTGTTTCTGACCACCAGGTAGATACATGGCTATCGCAGATTGGTAATGAAATGACTAATCTTGGCCCGCGTCTTTTGCAATATTCTCTCACTGGGCTAACAGGTGTTGTGGCTTTCGTGGTTTATATGGTTCTTGTCCCTGTTATGGTGTTCTTTTTCCTAAAGGACAAACGCCAGATTTTAAACTGGATGGGGACATTTTTCCCGTCAGACAAGCCCCTGCTTGAGCAAGTGTGGCGAGAAATTAACGAGCGCGCTGGTGATTATGCCCGAGGCAAAGTGTATGAAATTCTGATCGTTGCTGTTGTTGCCTTCATCACATACCAATTCATTGGCCTGCGCTATGCTACCCTCCTTGCAGTTGCGACAGGGCTTAGCGTTGTTATTCCGTATTTTGGTGCAGCAGCAGTCACCTTCCCTGTTGCGCTTGTTGCATATTTTCAGTGGGGGATGAGCGGTGAAACATTGGGAGCGATCATTGCATACCTGATCTTGCAGGCTCTTGATGGCAATTTACTCGCGCCGCTTTTATTCTCTGAAGTTGTGAAGCTACACCCTAATGCTATTATCATTGCCATTCTGGTTTTTGGCGGAATTTGGGGGCTATGGGGGGTGTTTTTTGCCATCCCTCTTGCAACAGTCGCCAATGCCATCATCAGGGCTTGGCGTGAACGAACCGAACATATTCGGAATTCTACGGCAGCTTAATGCAAAAAACTTTTCAAAAGACCCGATTTCTGCCTACAATAGGACAATCGTGCAAATGACAAGGCCAGTCACTTTATGATACTCGAATCTCGTAGCATTATCTTTTCCGATGAAGAATTGGTATTAGCACTTCGCCCGCTTATAGAAAGCAGGGGGCTTGTAGCTGATAACAATGTCACAGGTGTTGATAACAAACTTGACACTGACGGCGAAGTTTCTGTCACTGTTACTATCACTGATAAAGACCCAGTTGACTTTAGCAGCCGCGAAGTTGGCGCTGCGGTCCTTAACCACTGTATTGAACAGGGCATTCCCTTGCCCCGAGGTTCTTACAAAGAGCTTGCGATCAGAGGGAACCACATTGCTCTTATTGTTAGGCTGGAAACGGGTGCTGCTAGCCCTGAAATTGATGAAGGCGACGAGTAAACCCCGCCGCCTTTCATAGGAAACACCTTCAGGTGAACTTTATTCCGGCAGAAAATCCGGCACTGAAAAGTACCTTTCGCCAGAATCGTAACAGAACCCCAGTACTTTTGATCCTTTTGGTATTTCTTCAAGTTTTTGCGCAATCGCAGCAAGGGTCGCACCAGAGGAAATACCCATAAGGATACCTTCTTCCCGAGCCGCGCGCCGGGCCATTTCTTTGGCTTTTTCCGGTTCAACCTGAAGTACACCGTCCAGAATATCGGTATTTAAAACATCGGGCACAAAACCTGCCCCAATACCCTGAATAGAGTGTGGCCCCGGGGCCCCACCCGATAAAACCGGTGATAAAGTTGGCTCCACTGCGTAAACAGCAAGTGATGGCCACTTGTCTTTTAGTACCTCAGCACACCCCGTTATGTGCCCACCAGTACCAACACCTGTTATCATATAATCAAGGCCGCCGGTCGCGTCAAAATCGTCAAATATTTCAAGGGCCGTCGTTTGTTTATGCACCTCCACATTAGCAGGGTTCATAAACTGTTGCGGCATCCATGCACCTTCTGTTTCAGCAAGAAGCTCAGTCGCTTTTGCGATCGCGCCTTTCATACCCTTTTCTTTGGGGGTAAGCACAAATTCTGCACCGTATGCCAGCATTATGCGCCGCCGCTCAATAGACATAGATTCAGGCATGACCAGAATAAGGCGGTAACCTTTAACCGCTGCCACCATAGCAAGGCCAATGCCTGTATTACCGGATGTCGGCTCAATAATTGTACCACCAGCCTTTAAGGTGCCAGCTTTTTCAGCTGCCTCTATCATGGCAAGGGCAATCCTGTCCTTAATAGACGCACCCGGGTTTGCCCGCTCAAGTTTTAGCCAAACTTCATGATCAGGAAACAGCCGCAATACTCTGACGTGCGGCGTCTTGCCTATTGTTTCAAGTATTGTTGCAGCTTTCATTATCGTCCCCTTAATTACTTTTACTGGCAGACCCTGTGCGAGCCTGTATTGAAACAATTTCATCGTTGTCAGTGGGCTTGAACATAACCCGTGATGCCTCAGGCACAGAGCGTGTTATCCAGACATTACCGCCAATGACAGAGTTTTTGCCAACAACTGTACTGCCCCCAAGAATGGTAGCGCCCGAATAAATCACAACATTATCTTCAATGGTTGGGTGCCTTTTCTTTTTCCGCGCTTCTCTGTCAACACGCAGAGCGCCAAGTGTAACACCTTGGTAAATTTTGACATTATTACCAATGACCGCCGTTTCACCAATCACAACACCTGTGCCGTGATCAATAAACATCGAATGCCCAATGGTCGCGCCGGGGTGAATATCAATACCGGTTTTCTGGTGTGCATATTCGGTAATCATACGCGGCAGTAATGGCACACCTCTCTGGTACAAGCGGTTTGCAACCCTATAGGCTGCTACAGCATAAAAACCGGGATAACACAGGATAACCTCTTCCACTGAAGTCGCTGCTGGGTCACCTTCTACAAGGGCGGCTGCATCCATGTGGCACTTGTCTGCAATTTCAGGCAAGTCTGACAAAAAGCGTTGAACCAGCAGCCGCGAGCATCCAACATCTTTGTCTCTGCATAGTGGCTCAACGATACCATAAAAAGCTTCTTCCAAAAGCTTGATATGCTCCTCAAGAGACAAGCTTTCGTCAGACGCCACCGCATAATGCGGAAACATAACAGACATTGTTTTTTTAAGCACGTCGCCAATTTTCTTCAAAGACAGCCCTGAAAGATCACCATATTTTTCATGATGCTTTCTAAGTTGAGCAGCAATTGTATTTGCGCTAACCGATATCTCAGGTACTTTTTTCATCTCGCTCTCCGCTAACCGGCCCTGATTATATATCCATTTACATTATAAGCCGAGGGAATATCTACAAGCCCTCGTTAGACGAGAATTTCTTCATCGTACCGCGACAAAAGCTATTCTTCCGCCTGTTCATGTTTTGCTTCTAACAAGTGCCCAAAACCCTGCTCAATAACAAGCATATTACTACGGTCTACAATCCATGTCTCAAGTTGGGCCATAAAAGCGTCTTTATCAAGGCCTTCCGGTATAGGCGCCCCAATATCAAAAACCATGGTACCAGACCGGTGCCAAAAGCTTTTACGCCAAAAAAGCCCGGTGTTGGTGGCAACAGGCACAACACGCAAGCCCGTTTCCTGCTGTAAAAAATAAGCGCCACTTTTTAGCTTTTTCGCCTGCTGACCAATCCGAATACGGGTTGCTTGCGGGTATACGATCAAAGGCCTACCCATTTCTACAACGCTGTTACCCACTTCTGTCATGCCTTTATGTGCATGGCGAGCTTCCCGGTCGATACGTATAACCTGCATTTTTGCAAGAATACGGCCAACGATAGGGGTTGAGAATAGTTCTTTTTTAGCGAGTGCTGTTACATCACTTCGAAGACAGAAGGTCATAATTGCATCTGCATTACTCTGATGGGCAGCTGCCAGAATAAACCCGCCCTCTTTAGGGTAGTTTTCCAAACCGCGGTATTCTGCTTTAATGCCCATAATCCAACGGGCAATCCAAAGCGATGAACTGCAATAAACACCCACCATACGGCGTACACGTTTTTCGGACTTAAAATAGCATAACGGTAATACAGCCAGCCCCAAAAAAAGAATGGTGAAGCTATAAAAGACTATATTAAAAAAAACAGATCTTATGGGGTCAAGCCAGCGCATCATAGTTCAGCCTTAGAAAACAATAACAGGTTAATAGTAACACACTTATGCCAAGTGCCATTTTAAGTAGCTTTAACTCAAGGAAAAAATCGGATACCTTTACATATAGCATATCAAACAAAGACGGAAAGTTGAAACACTCATGCCCAATAAGCGCCAAGATGATCGACTGCCAGTTTTATGGCGAGGTACGCTAACCACGGAGAATGACCAAGCTTATTCTTGTGAAGTACGGGATATATCTCTGGCGGGCACCTTGATAAGCTGTGAAGCCCCTCTTGAACTGGGTGACCGTATTTTGCTAGAAATTGACGGTCTCGGCGAATTTGCCGCGGAAATAAAATGGCAGGGGTCAAAACAACTTGGTTTGATGATCTTAGCCGGGCCAGACTTGGTGTTAAAAAAATTCGCAGAAAACTCTGGCTCTCGTGTCTCTGAAAAGCCAACGGGCACGTCGGACGACCCTCTCTTATAAATTGAACTAACCTCCCCTGCATCTTGTTTTTGATCTGCGCCCATGCTTTTCAGAAAGCACCTTTTACACTTCACTGCCCTGCACGAATTAAGCTAAATATTATAAATTATAAGAAAAAATCATAGATTTTATGTCACATAAATACAAAAAATCACAATAATTTCGAAATTATATTATTTTTTTTAAAGGAATCCTCTTAAGCTATCCGTATAGGGTCAAAAGGGGATAATTTTATGTGGTATCTTTTTACACTGCTTGGCGGCTATGTGACTGCAAGCCTGTACTATAAGCGGGTCTCTACTAGTCTTGTTATGCCGGGGCAACTGTCAGTCTGGCTCGGATACGCTCTCTTGGCATGGGCTTTTATTGGCGTCATTGCATCAATGGGTCTGGAAAGAGGTATACCGGCATTTCTTATGACTGTGTCACTTACGGGCCCCGCTGCATTGTTGCTAGAATATTTTCTGAAAGATAAATGGGAGCAGTCTATTAAACTTATGGCTGCTCTGGCTTTGATAGCAGGTGTGCTTTCTACACTGGGAGACCTGCTATGATGAGTAAAGCCCAAACCATCATTGCTTTGTTCGGCGGCCTTATCACATCCACTCTTACGGCAGCAGCTCTGTTAAAAATATTACCTTTCAGTGAAATGAGTAACCTGCTTATTGCTGGGTTCCTGTTCCCTGTAATAAGCACCACTATTATTGTAGGCGTGTTTAAAGGCTGGCCTTTTAGTGGAATGCTGAAGTGTTTCACCGGGCTAGCGGGCGCATCCGCCTTGGTTCTGCTTTTCACTGCTTCCTTATAACGACAAGCATATAAAGAGAATATATAATGGCTAGTAAGTTTAGAGAACAAAGAAACCGCCTTTTGAGACTTCATTCGCTTGTTGGTGTTTTTATTGCGTTTTTCCTTTTTGTTGTGTGTTTTTCAGGAACTTTTTCCCTATTTTCGCATGAACTAGCTCGCTGGGTAGACGGCGATGTTCGCATAAAGCTGTCGGAAAACCTGCCATCCCTTGATGAAAGGTTTACCGGCTTTTTAAAAGATGCCCCAGAAGGTGCTGAGTTTCCGTTAATTGTTTTGAACTTCCCGACAGAAAATACACCTTATTATGACATGATGGCCCTTGCCGCAGCAAGTGGACCACCAAAGCAAATGAAAGGCCGCTGGTCTGGAAGTGACGCAAGTACCCTAGACATGCACGGAAACACTTTGCCAGAATGGCTAGCCTTTTTTCACACAGACCTGTGGTTGCCTTACCCGTTTGGACGGTCAATCGTTGGCATTACTGGCATATTATTGCTTCTTATTGTTGTCACAGGTTTTTTTATGCACAGACAACCAATAAAGGATAGCTTTAAGTGGCGGCCTAACAAAAACCTAATGACCCTGCTTCTTGATAGCCATAGCTCACTTGGTCTTTGGGGGCTTTTATTTCACTTTGTAACAGCTTTTACTGGTGCCGTACTTGGTTTATCTTCCCTGGTAGGTGCCATTTTTACGGTCCTTGCATATAGCGACGGAAACCATGCTGAACTAGAGCCATTCCCGCTTCCTGAATTTGAAGCACAAGGCGTGGTATCCCCTTCCATAACACCCGATGAAGTTAGTCATATTGTTAAAGAAGCGACAGGCGTTACCCCTGCAATTCTTATCGCTATTAACTATGGCAAGGATAGCGGTATCTACCGTGTTTATCATGAAGTTGAGAAAAACATGGTACGCTTTGGGGTCATTGACATTCAAGCAAGCAACGGTGTGATATTGAGCCAAGGTGAAGCCCCTGCCAATTTTGCAGCCAGAACATATGCCTCAGTTCTTCCGCTCCATACAGCTTCCTACGGGGGTATTTGGTTAAAAGTGGTTTACGGCGTACTCGCAACATCACTCAGTTTAATTATCATTACAGGCGTCATGATGTGGTTAGAACGAGCCAATGCTTTGGACGGGGCGAAAAAGGATGAACGCCTGTTAAATGTTATGAGCAAACTATCAGTTGGTGTTTGTGCAGGCTTTCCTCTAGCTGTCGTCACCACCCTGTACATTGAGCAATTTATCACCGTAGCACCCGCTGAACGCGCATTTGCCATTGGTACGTCCGTGTTTAGTATTTGGGTAAGCGCTATGATGTTTTCGTTCCTGATGAAAAAAACAGCTGCGGCGCTACGTGGTCTTTTGGCCTTAACTGCTCTTATTCTTGCCGGGTTACCCGTCCTGAATTATCTAGTGTACGGGGACGGCATCTCCGCCCTTCTTTCCACAGGCTCCCATGCTGTTATTATAGCTGATGTCGTGTTCTTGCTTCTAGCCGCAGGCCTTGCCCTGATCGTCAGGACATTGAAGCGAGAATCAGCAAAATAAATTATGAAACGAGGGGTGTTGTCAGAAGAAAATTTGCACCACAATTTAATCAGGCTATGAGCTGATATAACATCAGCTCATTTCCACCCTGAAGCCCTTCCGGAATGGCAAAGACCCATAGCTTGAAGTCTGCTTAATCTAGCAATACCTGAGATTAGTTGGCTTTTGCCTGACAACGCCCAAGCTTATAAACTTACGCTTTACCGGCAATTCGATAAAAAGCTATTTTTCCACCCTTTTTTGCAGATAAACCAGCACCCAGACACACATCAGGGCCACAGCTCCCAGCAACATGAAAATGCTTTGCGCTGACCAGCCTAAATTGATTAATAAACTGCCAAGAAGTGGGGCTACAATTGCGCCAATCCGCCCAACACCAAGAGCACCACCAAGCCCGGTAGAACGAATGGCCGTTGGGTAATATATAGCGGCAACCACAGCAAGGAAAAATTGAGCTCCTAAAATACCCGCCCCTGCAAAGAATACAGAAATATATAAAATGGTTGGGTTCGTAAAAAAGTGCGCAATCACGACCATTGCAATTGCAGCAACACTTAAAACCACTTTTAAAATAGGTATCACGCCCCACTTGTCACATGCAAAACTAAGTGTAATTCCCCCAATAACGCCGCCCATATTAAATACACCGACAATCTTAAAGGCAGCATTCCTGGAGAGGCCGAACTCTGATAACAAGCCAGGAAGCCAGCTCAGCATAAAATAAAGTATAAGGAGGTTTAAAAAGAACAAACTCCAAATGAGTAATGTTCCAATAAGCCTACCCTCTTTTAACAGAGCCCAAATCGATACTTTTTCCTGCACTGCGCCTTCCGTATCGATACAAAAGCCCTTGTGTTCGGGTAGAGTTTCAGCACCTGCAATACGTTGTAAGATTTTACTAATGACAGAGAGGTCCCGTTTCTTTCTCACCAAGAAATAAACAGATTCGGGAAGCAAAAAGCATAAGAGGCCACTTACGATTATGGGTAGAGCACCTCCGATCCAGAAAATAGCTTTCCATGAATAAACTTCAATAACATGGTCAGATATAAACCCGCCAATTGCAGCACCTGCAGGAAACCCACACAGCATGATAGTTACAAAGGCAGTGCGATGCTTAGAGGGTACATACTCTGCGGTAAGAGCCAGAGCATTTGGCAGCGTCCCACCTAGCCCAACACCGGTCAAAAACCTATATATCCACAATTCTAAAAGAGATTCCGAAAAAGCTGTTGCCAAACTAAACAAACCAACGGCCGCGAAGGAGAGAAGCATCATGTTCTTTCGGCCTAGCTTATCACCCATAGGTCCCAATAAAAGTGCCCCTACCATAAGCCCCACAAGACTAGCTGATAAAACACTCCCAAAATTCGCAAGTGGTACGCCCCATATAGCCGCCAGTTCTGGAGCCGCAATGGCCATTGCTTGTGTATCAAACCCATCAAGGGCTACAACAAAACCACAAAGGATGACGATATAAATCTGATAGGCGCTAACAGGAAGAGCATCAATCATTGACGCAATATTGATCACATGTGCTTCCTTGCCTGAAGTATCTTTACCCATGTATGTATCCTTTTAAGAATTGAATAGATTAAGCGGCCTTTTGCGCTCATATTTT
Proteins encoded:
- a CDS encoding MFS transporter translates to MGKDTSGKEAHVINIASMIDALPVSAYQIYIVILCGFVVALDGFDTQAMAIAAPELAAIWGVPLANFGSVLSASLVGLMVGALLLGPMGDKLGRKNMMLLSFAAVGLFSLATAFSESLLELWIYRFLTGVGLGGTLPNALALTAEYVPSKHRTAFVTIMLCGFPAGAAIGGFISDHVIEVYSWKAIFWIGGALPIIVSGLLCFLLPESVYFLVRKKRDLSVISKILQRIAGAETLPEHKGFCIDTEGAVQEKVSIWALLKEGRLIGTLLIWSLFFLNLLILYFMLSWLPGLLSEFGLSRNAAFKIVGVFNMGGVIGGITLSFACDKWGVIPILKVVLSVAAIAMVVIAHFFTNPTILYISVFFAGAGILGAQFFLAVVAAIYYPTAIRSTGLGGALGVGRIGAIVAPLLGSLLINLGWSAQSIFMLLGAVALMCVWVLVYLQKRVEK